The Paenibacillus uliginis N3/975 genome has a window encoding:
- a CDS encoding glucose-1-phosphate adenylyltransferase, which translates to MKRKEVVAMLLAGGQGKRLKGLTKTLAKPAVYFGGTYRIIDFPLSNCSNSGIDTVGVLTQYEPLVLHSYIGVGSDWDMDRRSGGVYVLPPYEREDGTSWYRGTADAIYRNLKFIEQYDPEHVLILSGDHIYKMDYERMLNYHKEKNADCTISVIDVTLEEATRFGILNTDDDLRIYEFEEKPAKPRSTLASMGVYLFKWDMLKKYLLQNVDNPDTSHDFGKDIIPLMLAEGKTLYAYPFQGYWKDVGTIASLWEANMDLLSELSELNLNDPAWRIYTRNPNQPAEYIAPGAKVRNCMINEGCSVYGEVNHSVLFYGVEVGEGSVVTDSVIMPQVRIGRNVRIHRAIITENMVIEDGTVIGEDREDDSEILLITNDDETAPKIKVATPTPTI; encoded by the coding sequence ATGAAGAGAAAAGAAGTAGTGGCCATGCTGCTTGCGGGCGGACAGGGTAAACGTCTAAAAGGGTTGACGAAGACGCTGGCGAAGCCTGCGGTTTATTTTGGAGGTACATACCGGATCATTGATTTTCCGCTGAGCAACTGTTCTAATTCAGGCATCGATACGGTTGGTGTGCTGACACAGTATGAACCGCTTGTGTTGCATTCGTATATAGGTGTCGGGAGTGACTGGGACATGGATCGGCGTAGCGGAGGTGTGTACGTGCTGCCGCCTTACGAGAGAGAAGACGGAACAAGCTGGTACCGGGGAACAGCTGATGCGATTTACCGTAACCTGAAATTTATTGAACAATATGATCCGGAGCACGTGTTGATCCTGTCTGGCGACCATATTTACAAGATGGATTATGAGCGTATGCTGAACTACCACAAGGAGAAAAATGCAGACTGTACCATTTCGGTCATCGACGTGACCTTGGAGGAAGCTACACGTTTCGGGATTCTGAATACAGATGATGATCTACGTATCTATGAGTTTGAGGAAAAACCGGCTAAACCTAGGAGCACCTTGGCGTCCATGGGAGTATACCTGTTTAAATGGGATATGCTGAAAAAATATTTATTGCAAAATGTTGACAACCCGGATACAAGCCACGACTTTGGCAAAGATATCATTCCGCTTATGCTGGCTGAGGGTAAGACGCTTTATGCTTATCCATTTCAAGGTTATTGGAAGGATGTAGGTACCATAGCCAGTCTGTGGGAGGCCAATATGGATCTGTTGTCGGAGCTTTCGGAGCTGAATCTGAATGATCCTGCTTGGCGGATTTATACACGTAACCCCAATCAGCCTGCCGAGTACATCGCTCCTGGGGCGAAAGTGCGGAACTGTATGATCAATGAGGGATGTTCCGTATACGGAGAAGTGAATCATTCTGTTCTTTTTTATGGTGTTGAAGTAGGGGAAGGCAGTGTGGTGACGGATTCCGTGATCATGCCGCAGGTAAGAATCGGCCGCAATGTGCGTATCCACCGCGCGATTATTACTGAGAATATGGTGATTGAAGACGGTACAGTGATTGGCGAAGACCGGGAAGACGACAGTGAAATATTATTGATCACGAATGATGATGAAACTGCACCGAAGATTAAGGTAGCAACTCCAACCCCTACTATTTAA
- a CDS encoding phosphatidylglycerophosphatase A family protein, translating to MADAKIPYSLNSKKVAEATTNLLHERGVTMQEIAELVMVLQKKYYPNLTMEECVENVEAVLSKREVQNAVLTGIQLDMLAEEGKLLSPLQDMLANDEGLYGVDEILAFSIVNVYGSIGFTNYGYIDKLKPGVLERLNDKADGNIHTFLDDIVGAVAAAASSRIAHRKQEERELETTGTTEEDNNL from the coding sequence ATGGCCGACGCAAAAATACCTTATAGCCTGAACAGCAAGAAGGTCGCAGAAGCGACAACCAATCTGCTCCACGAACGAGGAGTTACCATGCAAGAAATCGCAGAGCTGGTAATGGTCCTCCAAAAGAAATACTACCCGAACCTGACCATGGAAGAATGTGTTGAGAATGTAGAAGCGGTGCTCAGCAAACGGGAGGTACAAAACGCCGTGCTGACAGGCATCCAATTAGATATGTTGGCGGAAGAAGGAAAGCTCCTCTCTCCGCTTCAGGATATGTTAGCCAATGACGAAGGACTTTATGGTGTAGATGAAATTCTGGCCTTTTCCATCGTCAATGTATATGGCAGCATCGGATTTACAAACTACGGTTATATTGACAAGTTGAAGCCCGGAGTATTGGAGCGGTTGAATGACAAAGCCGACGGAAATATCCACACCTTCCTTGACGATATTGTTGGAGCTGTCGCAGCTGCGGCCAGCAGTCGAATCGCACACCGTAAACAAGAGGAACGCGAGCTTGAAACGACCGGAACAACCGAAGAGGACAATAATTTATAA
- a CDS encoding GerMN domain-containing protein: MTRKRNIRGISAAGLLAVPIIMSGCGPFGGKESEAIDPPPAQVESQMLNAVSGKSVQGQIGLQTTVYLSDQKGMLAPVTLGIPKEEGKDPIVGALEVMVDGGAYAGYIPVGFRGVLPAGTQVNVTVDKENKMAVVEFNQSFGEYKAQDERKILEALTWTLTGHEGIDKVQLWMEGAKLNEMPVNRTPLDRPLARTMGINLQKADDTQYSQSSPVTVYFSGLSPAGIQYYVPVTRLVASGQDSVTAALNELIRGPQHGDGLEHVMTSETSVAAVDKNEDGSLTVSLNESMFEQGDEIPSEMLQAVVLTVAENSNNVKVKIQMNDLTEVKGDDGRNYNEPVSRPEHINEIPI; encoded by the coding sequence ATGACACGTAAACGCAATATTCGCGGGATATCAGCCGCCGGACTTCTCGCTGTTCCGATTATTATGTCCGGCTGCGGTCCATTCGGAGGGAAAGAATCGGAGGCTATTGATCCGCCGCCTGCGCAAGTGGAGTCCCAGATGTTGAACGCCGTTTCAGGCAAGTCGGTGCAAGGCCAGATCGGGTTGCAGACAACAGTGTATCTGTCGGATCAGAAAGGCATGCTGGCTCCGGTCACCTTGGGGATTCCCAAAGAAGAAGGGAAAGACCCTATTGTTGGTGCATTGGAAGTAATGGTTGACGGCGGAGCCTATGCTGGTTATATTCCCGTAGGCTTCCGCGGTGTGCTTCCAGCGGGAACACAGGTCAATGTGACGGTCGATAAGGAAAACAAAATGGCTGTCGTCGAATTTAATCAATCCTTTGGCGAGTATAAAGCTCAGGATGAACGCAAAATTTTAGAGGCTCTTACCTGGACTCTTACGGGTCATGAGGGAATTGATAAAGTACAGCTATGGATGGAAGGCGCCAAACTGAATGAAATGCCTGTTAACCGTACCCCTCTGGATCGTCCGCTGGCGAGGACCATGGGAATCAATCTGCAAAAAGCAGATGATACGCAGTACTCTCAATCTTCACCGGTAACTGTTTATTTTTCAGGCTTATCTCCAGCAGGGATACAGTACTATGTTCCGGTGACCCGCCTAGTTGCATCCGGGCAGGATTCGGTAACAGCAGCACTGAATGAGCTGATCCGAGGTCCGCAGCATGGAGATGGTCTGGAGCATGTGATGACCAGTGAGACGTCCGTCGCAGCGGTAGATAAAAACGAGGATGGTTCGCTTACCGTTTCCTTGAATGAAAGCATGTTTGAACAAGGGGACGAGATTCCGTCTGAAATGCTTCAGGCGGTCGTATTGACGGTCGCAGAGAATTCGAATAACGTCAAAGTGAAGATCCAGATGAACGACCTGACGGAAGTAAAGGGTGATGATGGGCGTAATTATAATGAACCCGTTAGCCGGCCAGAGCATATTAATGAAATTCCTATATAA
- a CDS encoding Gfo/Idh/MocA family protein → MKKKRVGIIGCGNIFPMHAVSVQLSGLAEVVAVSDVKEDRAKNAAKKYNCDYYLDYNQMIKEADLDVVHVCTPHYLHAPMVIAAAEAGKHVLTEKPMSITVEEAQQMIKACEDNNVTFGVIFQNRWNPGSQLIKTELESGRLGRILGARCSVTWKRSDEYYSKSDWKGTWDKEGGGVIIDQAIHTLDQMRWFINDEIKYVSANIENRTHELIDVEDSAEGVIAFNNGVLASFYAINYHSYDAPVEVELHCENGFARVYSDKGTVLYNNGTTLSADKDESLSIDYGEGVKNYWGVSHSKQIKDFYEELENGVKVTVDGHEALKTQKLVAAIYESGKSKQRVYF, encoded by the coding sequence GTGAAGAAGAAAAGAGTCGGCATTATTGGATGCGGTAACATTTTTCCAATGCATGCGGTGTCTGTCCAGCTGAGCGGGCTGGCAGAAGTCGTTGCTGTTTCAGATGTGAAAGAGGACCGCGCTAAAAATGCTGCTAAGAAATATAACTGTGACTACTATTTGGATTACAACCAAATGATCAAGGAAGCGGATCTCGATGTTGTGCATGTGTGCACTCCGCACTATTTGCATGCTCCTATGGTTATTGCTGCAGCGGAAGCAGGCAAGCATGTGCTCACAGAGAAACCGATGAGTATTACCGTCGAGGAAGCCCAGCAGATGATAAAGGCCTGTGAAGATAACAACGTGACCTTCGGCGTAATTTTCCAAAATCGCTGGAACCCTGGTTCACAGCTTATTAAAACCGAGCTTGAATCCGGACGACTGGGACGTATTCTTGGTGCGAGATGTTCAGTAACATGGAAGCGCTCTGATGAATATTACAGTAAGAGTGACTGGAAAGGGACTTGGGACAAAGAAGGCGGCGGTGTCATTATCGATCAGGCCATTCATACGTTGGACCAGATGAGATGGTTCATCAATGATGAGATCAAGTATGTTAGCGCTAATATTGAGAACCGCACACATGAGCTGATCGATGTGGAAGACAGTGCTGAAGGTGTGATTGCTTTTAACAATGGTGTTCTGGCTTCTTTCTATGCGATCAACTACCATAGCTATGATGCACCTGTGGAAGTTGAACTTCACTGTGAAAACGGATTCGCCCGCGTATACAGCGACAAAGGAACGGTTCTTTACAACAATGGAACGACGCTGTCGGCTGATAAAGACGAAAGCTTATCGATCGACTACGGTGAAGGTGTTAAGAACTACTGGGGCGTGAGCCACAGTAAACAGATTAAAGATTTCTACGAAGAACTTGAAAATGGCGTGAAGGTAACCGTAGACGGACACGAAGCTTTGAAAACACAAAAACTCGTGGCAGCCATTTATGAGTCAGGTAAGAGCAAGCAGCGTGTATATTTCTAA
- the rph gene encoding ribonuclease PH has product MRSNGRKSDELRPMNLSTHVNKYAEGSVYIEMGETKVLITATVDEKVPPFLKGQGKGWVTAEYSMLPRATQSRNQREANRGKLSGRTMEIQRLIGRALRSVVNLHALGERTITLDCDVIQADGGTRTTSITGAFVAMAIAVNKIAEQHKLAVFPITDYLASVSVGVAGGQALLDLNYEEDSKAKVDMNLVMTGSGKFVEVQGTGEDSPFSREELDQILELGEKGIRELIARQQEVLGPIAAKIGTVSTRSGV; this is encoded by the coding sequence ATGAGATCTAACGGACGCAAGAGCGACGAGCTCAGACCGATGAATTTATCGACCCATGTGAATAAATATGCGGAAGGCTCCGTGTACATCGAAATGGGGGAGACCAAGGTGCTGATTACAGCTACCGTGGACGAGAAGGTTCCCCCATTTCTGAAAGGACAAGGAAAGGGCTGGGTGACAGCGGAATATTCCATGTTGCCGCGGGCAACGCAGTCCCGTAATCAGCGGGAAGCGAACCGGGGTAAACTCAGTGGCCGGACGATGGAAATTCAACGGCTGATCGGTAGAGCGCTCAGGTCCGTTGTGAATCTGCATGCGCTGGGTGAACGTACGATTACGCTGGATTGTGATGTTATTCAAGCGGACGGCGGTACCCGGACTACTTCCATTACCGGTGCATTCGTGGCAATGGCGATTGCGGTAAATAAAATAGCAGAGCAGCATAAGCTGGCTGTGTTCCCGATCACCGATTATTTGGCATCCGTCAGTGTCGGTGTAGCCGGGGGGCAGGCACTTCTTGACTTGAATTACGAAGAAGATTCGAAGGCTAAAGTGGACATGAATCTCGTGATGACCGGCAGCGGCAAATTTGTCGAGGTACAGGGAACCGGGGAGGATAGCCCGTTTTCACGTGAAGAACTCGATCAGATTCTGGAACTTGGTGAAAAAGGAATCCGTGAACTGATTGCCCGCCAGCAGGAGGTTCTTGGACCTATAGCTGCTAAGATTGGCACAGTCAGCACCAGAAGCGGAGTGTAA
- a CDS encoding LacI family DNA-binding transcriptional regulator codes for MSNKVTMQHIAEAVGVSKYVVSKSLSGKEGVNAATREKVLQAAVKMGYRFNPRTARTGEEEDSQTASAAQTIVVLLSNTRYQFKDSLYWGRIVDGIMQELESVDIKGVVITDQTAESFLSIVNKSNIQGFIGVGEVESQVLQEISRLQVPIVLVDSGNPLVEAIRLFSNNRECIYQLSHHLLSMDHRKIRFVGNMDYSQSFLSRWNGFKDAMEEYGLIVDRQDPLCHLNGENRVEHTEEIKSILLESRKNDDLPTALVCANDSLAISAIRALSDLKLKVPNDISITGFDNIEDAYHTNPGLTTVNVEKEIMGRRAVQLILHSIKYHDFPNETVYMAASIIHRESISSMKDKE; via the coding sequence ATGAGCAATAAAGTAACGATGCAGCATATTGCTGAGGCAGTCGGCGTTTCTAAATATGTCGTCTCCAAGTCTCTTTCCGGTAAAGAAGGGGTAAACGCGGCAACGCGGGAGAAGGTCCTGCAGGCAGCTGTTAAAATGGGATACCGCTTCAATCCCCGGACGGCAAGGACTGGAGAGGAAGAAGACAGCCAGACAGCTAGCGCTGCTCAGACGATTGTTGTTTTGCTTTCCAATACCCGCTATCAATTTAAAGACTCGCTCTATTGGGGGCGAATTGTCGATGGAATTATGCAGGAGCTCGAGTCAGTAGACATTAAAGGGGTTGTCATTACGGATCAGACAGCGGAGAGCTTCTTGTCTATTGTGAATAAGAGCAATATTCAAGGGTTTATCGGGGTTGGTGAGGTAGAAAGCCAGGTACTCCAGGAAATCAGTAGACTGCAGGTTCCTATCGTGCTTGTCGACTCTGGAAATCCGCTGGTCGAAGCCATCCGCTTGTTCTCTAACAACAGGGAATGTATCTATCAGTTGAGTCATCACCTGCTATCTATGGATCATCGCAAGATCCGGTTTGTAGGCAACATGGATTATTCACAAAGTTTTCTAAGCAGATGGAACGGCTTTAAGGACGCGATGGAAGAGTATGGATTGATTGTTGACCGTCAGGATCCTTTGTGCCATTTAAATGGAGAGAATCGGGTAGAGCATACCGAAGAAATTAAATCCATCCTGCTAGAATCCCGGAAAAATGATGATCTGCCTACTGCACTCGTATGCGCCAATGATTCGCTGGCAATCAGTGCTATAAGAGCCTTATCCGATCTGAAGCTTAAGGTTCCGAATGATATTTCCATTACCGGTTTTGACAATATCGAGGACGCTTACCATACCAATCCGGGTCTAACTACAGTGAATGTGGAGAAGGAAATTATGGGTAGAAGAGCTGTACAACTTATACTGCACAGTATAAAGTATCACGATTTCCCGAATGAAACAGTCTATATGGCAGCTTCCATTATTCATCGTGAGTCAATCTCCTCCATGAAGGATAAAGAGTAA
- a CDS encoding helix-turn-helix transcriptional regulator, producing MLYNEYKDIVDRSVSYIEQHLLEDIRLENVANHAAVSMFHFHRIFQSIVGMSVTEYIRQRRLTHAGGELARTDKRVLDIAIEYKFGTQEAFTRAFKKMFGMPPKQYRNYYSSFMTPKEEKEMTTKLPQGWIKGGSHPEEYEMGVNSEVVHQGKTSGRVHAGEDANKEGFGTMMQIFKANHYLGKRIRFSAFVKTDNVAVSAGLWMRVDGPENEMLQFDNMQDRPIIGTNDWELHTVVLDVPEHSAAIAFGVMLIGPGTVWIDRIRLEEVDHKVPSSNMFANEPVEEYNLPDGPVNLEMNS from the coding sequence ATGCTTTATAACGAATATAAGGATATAGTTGACCGGTCAGTCAGCTATATTGAACAGCATCTTTTAGAGGATATTCGATTGGAAAATGTAGCGAATCATGCGGCAGTATCGATGTTTCATTTTCACCGTATTTTTCAGTCCATTGTTGGCATGAGTGTAACAGAATATATTAGGCAGCGAAGGCTGACCCACGCAGGCGGGGAATTGGCCCGTACGGATAAGAGGGTACTGGATATTGCCATCGAGTATAAATTCGGCACACAAGAGGCATTCACTCGGGCGTTTAAGAAGATGTTCGGCATGCCGCCAAAGCAGTACCGAAACTATTATTCATCTTTTATGACACCAAAGGAGGAGAAGGAAATGACCACAAAACTGCCCCAAGGCTGGATTAAAGGTGGAAGCCATCCCGAGGAATATGAGATGGGGGTAAACTCGGAGGTTGTGCATCAGGGAAAAACCTCAGGACGGGTTCATGCAGGTGAGGATGCTAATAAGGAAGGCTTTGGGACGATGATGCAGATATTCAAAGCCAATCATTATCTGGGCAAGCGTATCCGGTTTTCTGCTTTTGTAAAAACGGACAATGTGGCGGTAAGTGCAGGGCTGTGGATGCGGGTAGACGGACCAGAAAATGAAATGCTGCAGTTTGATAACATGCAGGATCGGCCCATTATAGGAACCAATGACTGGGAGCTGCATACCGTTGTCCTGGATGTTCCTGAACATAGCGCGGCTATTGCTTTTGGCGTGATGCTGATCGGCCCGGGAACGGTATGGATCGACCGGATCCGTCTTGAAGAAGTGGATCATAAGGTGCCTTCCAGTAATATGTTCGCTAATGAACCCGTAGAGGAATATAACCTGCCGGATGGTCCTGTAAATCTGGAGATGAATTCATAG
- the glgD gene encoding glucose-1-phosphate adenylyltransferase subunit GlgD, producing MKQLMGVINLDHELDQLNELTYFRCGAAVPFAGRYRLIDFVMSNMMHAGVLDIALFVRRKYRSLMDHLGEGRPWDLDRKRGGLFILPPDWNDPSDVSTGELQHIHNNQDFFERGSAKYVVYSGSQHLSNVDFCDAHEYHLGQGADVTLIYTKVDQLLPEHQSCTRVDVDESGRVTDIHREGDHSNVYMEMFIMEKELFLKLVKQCIAHGESHFFRDAIQKNRNKLKITGYEYKGYHAVINSLESYYRNSLDLLKPEKYNSLFREQAVHTKIKYEVPAKYLKTADVSNSLVANGCQIGGAVENSILFRGVQVKEGARIHNSIIMQKCIIEENVVLENVILDKDVIISRGRKLQGDVRKPFVVAKDTAI from the coding sequence ATGAAGCAACTCATGGGTGTCATTAATTTGGATCATGAACTTGATCAATTAAATGAGCTGACGTATTTTCGGTGCGGCGCAGCTGTACCTTTTGCCGGACGGTACCGGTTGATCGACTTTGTCATGTCCAATATGATGCATGCCGGTGTGTTGGATATCGCGCTGTTTGTCCGGCGCAAATACCGGTCGTTAATGGACCATCTTGGCGAGGGGCGTCCGTGGGATCTAGACCGTAAGAGGGGCGGACTGTTCATCCTACCTCCCGATTGGAATGATCCGTCGGATGTGTCCACAGGTGAACTTCAGCATATTCATAACAATCAGGACTTTTTCGAACGCGGCTCGGCCAAATATGTGGTGTATTCCGGAAGCCAGCATTTAAGCAATGTTGATTTCTGTGATGCCCATGAATATCATCTGGGGCAGGGGGCGGACGTCACTCTTATTTACACTAAGGTTGATCAGCTTCTGCCGGAGCACCAGTCCTGTACCCGTGTAGATGTGGATGAAAGCGGACGGGTGACAGACATCCATCGTGAAGGAGATCACTCCAACGTCTATATGGAAATGTTCATTATGGAGAAGGAACTGTTTCTAAAACTCGTCAAACAGTGCATCGCCCATGGGGAAAGCCATTTTTTCAGAGATGCCATTCAGAAAAACCGGAATAAACTAAAAATTACCGGATACGAGTACAAAGGATATCATGCGGTCATCAACTCGCTCGAGAGCTATTACCGCAATAGCTTGGATCTGCTTAAACCAGAGAAATACAACTCATTGTTCCGTGAACAGGCGGTTCACACGAAGATCAAATATGAGGTACCAGCCAAATATCTCAAGACAGCGGATGTTAGCAATTCCCTGGTGGCGAACGGCTGCCAGATCGGCGGAGCTGTCGAGAACAGCATATTGTTCCGCGGTGTACAGGTGAAAGAAGGGGCCCGGATTCATAACTCCATCATTATGCAAAAATGTATCATTGAAGAGAATGTGGTGCTTGAAAACGTAATTCTGGACAAAGACGTGATCATTTCTAGGGGGCGCAAGCTTCAAGGCGATGTGAGAAAACCTTTTGTTGTTGCTAAAGACACTGCGATCTAA
- a CDS encoding glycogen/starch/alpha-glucan phosphorylase, producing the protein MFNNKELFKIAFKEQLVSRLGKNIEEASAGDIYKILGALIRESIGREWAETNQAYKVQEEKQVYYFSMEFLIGRLLGNNLLNLGLLETARDGLLDLGWSLEEIEEQEPDAGLGNGGLGRLAACFLDSLASLQYAGHGCGIRYKYGLFEQKIIDGHQVELPDNWLQKSNVWEERRADKRVEVRFWGQVEVREDNGRTVFDTVNYEKVWAVPHDVPVIGYEDPHVNTLRLWSAESSMDPSKMQIEGHNSYYRFLDYYRSVESISEFLYPDDSGYEGKLLRLKQQYFLCSAGLQSVLRTFDKLELPYSELPDKVAVHINDTHPTLVIPELMRILIDEKGYGWDDAWDITNRTVSYTNHTLLSEALEKWPANMVRELLPRVYMIIEEINKRFCGMLLERFPDRQDLVSQVAIIESDQVKMAHLAIVGSYSVNGVAGLHTELLKRNVMKPFYELFPERFNNKTNGITHRRWLMHANSELSHLISESIGTGWIKRPHQLLKLESFKDDSAFQEQIMSIKRSNKLRLAAYIAQKQGITIDPDSIFDVQVKRLHGYKRQLMNILHVMHLYNEIKDTPSADRVPRTFIFGAKAAPGYYLAKSIIKLINVVADVVNKDLQVNGKLKVLFLENYSVSLAEKIIPAANLSEQISTAGKEASGTGNMKFMLNGALTIGTLDGANVEMYEMLGDDNMFLFGLRSEEVLDYYRYGGYLARDVYGKDPRIKRVMDQLVSSGPFCCHEREFGLIYQSILDHNDEFFVLRDFNSYAETQAGIDQAYLDPQAWATKSIVNIAHAGHFSSDCTINRYASDIWDIRPVRPSINV; encoded by the coding sequence TTGTTTAACAACAAGGAATTATTCAAAATTGCGTTCAAAGAACAGCTGGTTAGTCGTTTGGGAAAAAATATTGAAGAAGCTTCGGCAGGCGATATATACAAAATTCTCGGTGCGCTCATTCGTGAATCTATCGGCCGTGAGTGGGCAGAGACCAATCAGGCTTATAAAGTACAGGAGGAGAAGCAGGTATATTACTTCTCGATGGAGTTTCTGATCGGTCGGCTTCTGGGCAACAATCTGCTAAACCTTGGATTGCTTGAGACGGCCCGGGACGGACTGCTCGATCTGGGCTGGAGTCTGGAGGAAATTGAGGAACAGGAGCCGGATGCTGGTCTTGGGAACGGAGGATTAGGGCGCCTGGCAGCATGTTTCCTCGATTCTCTTGCTTCCTTGCAGTACGCAGGTCACGGCTGTGGAATCCGGTATAAGTACGGCCTGTTCGAGCAAAAAATTATCGACGGTCATCAGGTTGAGCTTCCGGATAATTGGCTGCAGAAGAGTAATGTTTGGGAAGAGCGCCGTGCGGATAAAAGAGTCGAGGTTCGTTTTTGGGGCCAGGTTGAGGTACGGGAAGACAACGGCCGGACCGTTTTTGATACGGTTAACTACGAGAAGGTTTGGGCTGTTCCGCATGATGTGCCAGTTATCGGCTACGAAGACCCTCATGTGAACACCCTTCGGCTGTGGAGTGCAGAATCGTCAATGGACCCTTCTAAAATGCAGATCGAGGGCCATAATAGCTATTATAGGTTTTTAGACTATTATCGTTCGGTGGAATCGATCTCCGAATTTTTGTACCCGGATGACTCGGGCTACGAGGGCAAACTGCTCCGCTTGAAACAGCAGTACTTTCTGTGCTCGGCTGGACTCCAAAGTGTACTTCGGACGTTCGATAAATTAGAACTTCCATATAGTGAACTGCCGGATAAGGTCGCTGTCCACATCAACGATACGCATCCTACACTGGTCATTCCGGAGCTGATGCGTATTCTGATTGATGAGAAGGGGTACGGATGGGATGATGCTTGGGATATTACAAACCGGACGGTTTCTTACACGAATCATACGTTGCTTAGCGAAGCGCTGGAGAAGTGGCCTGCCAATATGGTGCGTGAACTTCTGCCGCGTGTGTATATGATCATCGAAGAGATTAACAAACGTTTCTGCGGCATGCTGCTTGAACGTTTTCCGGACCGTCAGGATCTGGTATCCCAAGTTGCAATCATCGAGAGTGATCAAGTGAAAATGGCCCATCTGGCCATTGTTGGCAGCTACAGTGTAAACGGAGTAGCCGGACTGCATACGGAGCTGCTGAAGCGAAATGTTATGAAGCCGTTTTACGAACTGTTTCCAGAACGCTTTAACAACAAGACGAACGGAATTACTCATCGCCGCTGGCTGATGCATGCCAATTCGGAGCTCAGTCATTTGATTAGTGAAAGCATCGGCACAGGCTGGATCAAGCGTCCGCACCAGTTGCTAAAGTTGGAGTCATTCAAAGACGATTCGGCATTCCAGGAACAAATCATGAGTATCAAGCGTAGCAACAAGCTGCGGCTTGCTGCGTATATCGCTCAGAAGCAGGGGATAACGATTGATCCGGATTCTATTTTCGATGTTCAGGTGAAACGGCTTCACGGATACAAAAGACAGTTGATGAACATTTTGCACGTCATGCACTTATACAATGAAATCAAGGATACTCCGTCAGCAGACCGTGTACCGAGGACTTTTATATTCGGTGCTAAGGCGGCACCAGGTTACTATCTGGCGAAGAGCATTATCAAGCTTATTAATGTGGTCGCAGATGTTGTGAACAAAGATCTGCAAGTAAACGGCAAGCTGAAGGTGTTGTTTTTGGAAAACTATTCGGTGTCGTTAGCAGAGAAGATCATCCCCGCCGCCAATCTGAGTGAGCAAATTTCCACGGCCGGTAAGGAGGCCTCAGGTACAGGTAACATGAAGTTCATGCTGAACGGTGCACTTACGATAGGAACACTGGACGGAGCGAACGTGGAAATGTACGAGATGCTCGGAGATGATAATATGTTCCTGTTCGGTTTACGGTCGGAAGAGGTGCTGGATTACTATAGATACGGTGGTTATCTGGCCAGAGATGTGTACGGGAAGGATCCTCGGATTAAACGTGTCATGGATCAATTGGTCTCTTCTGGTCCGTTCTGCTGTCACGAGCGGGAGTTCGGGCTCATATATCAGTCCATTTTGGACCATAACGACGAATTTTTTGTACTTCGTGATTTTAACAGCTATGCCGAAACGCAGGCGGGAATTGATCAGGCCTATCTTGACCCGCAGGCTTGGGCAACCAAATCCATTGTGAACATCGCCCACGCAGGACATTTCTCCAGCGACTGCACCATCAATCGATACGCATCGGATATTTGGGATATCCGTCCGGTTCGACCGTCGATCAATGTGTAA